AAAACCGATGGGAGTCTCCAAAAAGCTAACGTAAGTCACAGGCTATTTTTATGAATGATTATTCGCTGGAGAATATAGACTCACAGAGATTTATCAAAATCTTAAAATAAATTTATTCAGCCTGAAAAAACTCACTCGTAAAATACTGATAAGCAGTGATTTGAAGGGTGAGAAAATTTTTTTAAAAAAAAGTGTAACAAATCCCGTTGTGGTTACTCTTGTAATCAGCTTAAAGGTGAGATTAATGTTTATACCCTAACAGTTAGTCGATTTTTACTCCTTAAAGCTGAAACCTAAAGCTAAGGCCCTGGAACTGAACCTTCCAGGGCTTTTTTATTTTCAGGGCTTGTTAGAAATAGAGGCGATAGAGCAGGCTTACATTAATGCCGGGCTGTGGTCTCAGGTCTTTAATGCGGGAAAGGTGATCGTAATATTCAGTGTTCAGCAGGTTGTTCACATTCAGCGAAAAGGTATGCAGAAGCTTTCCACCTTCTAATCGGTATTGAGAGAAAGCATCTACCAACAGGTAACGGTCGGTTGGAGTTTCGAATTCACCGGTACGCGTTTGCTCCGCTGAAAACCTAACTCTGCTTCCTATTTCAAATCCATCTTTAGCATACTTAAGGGATGATTTTACTTTGAAAGGAGGAATTTGAGGAAGCGGCCGGGTATCGCCGTTGTATCCGGATGTGGCTTGTTCCTGTTCAGATACATTTCGCTCTCCAAGGGTGTAGCTTATGGATGCATCGAATACAAAATTTTCCAGAAACTGTATTTCTCCGGAGAGCTCAGCTCCATACAGAACAGCTTCAGTTCCTATGAACTGGTAATCCTGTAATGTAGGCCGCTGAACATTTTGCCTACCCGTGTTGCGTGCGTATAGGTAGTTGCTGAAGTCATTATGAAAAAAGGTGATATCTGCATTTAATATTTTTCGGTTAAACCTTAAGAAAATTTCTTTTCCAAAAGCTCGTTCAGGTTTCAGATCAGGGTTACCTATTTCGAATGAATAAGAGGCAAGGTGAGGTCCTTCAGAGTAAAGTTCTTCCAGTGAAGGTGCCCGAAATGAATGTAAAAAGCTTCCCCCCACAGAAAAACCACCACCTATCTGGTAGATAACAGCAAATGAAGTGGCAAGAGCAGGAAAAGTTCGGTCTTTATATGAAGTAGAGTCGATGGAACCATTCTTTGCTCCAATAGGATAAAACAAGCCTCTTTCATTTGTTGTATTCTTGACAAAATCGAATCGCAATCCTGCCTCCAAATGAAGAGCATCAAAATCAGCTTCTTCAATCAGGTAAACACCCGCTTTAAAGCTTTGGGATGGCGGAGTTCCGGCTCCATTCACCACATAATCTTCGAACTCTAATGCTATTCCTGCCGAACCCTGTGAAATTATACCAATGTCACTATGTTTGGCATTTACGTTGAAGTTTGTCGTCAGCAGGTTAAATTCGGTGCCTACGACAGGTTGCCCTTGTGCATTTTCACCTTCAATCTCTTTATGATTGTAATCTTTAAAGGATAACTCTGCTTCTATTACATTGAACAGGCCGTTTGTTAGTAGGACTTCAGATTTGGCATCGTACTGAAATTTTTGCATTTCAATATCTACACCATTTGGGTGACCGTTTGGGTCGGGGGGAATGCCATATTTACTAAAATACAATGTCCCGGAAGCTCCTATGTAACCCCAAGGCTGTATAAAACTAAGTCCGACACCATCATTCGTGGTTTGGAAAAAAGTATTGTCAATAGGGCCAAGAGGAGTGCGGGAATTATTGGCAAGTCGTAAGCTTAAATCAGCCTGAATAGCGAAATTTTTAAATGGTGTTTGAATACTGAGGGCTCCTGAACCACCTCTGTTGACTGTTTCTCCACTGAGGGAAAGCGAGCCATTAAGTTTGGAAGGAAGTGTAGTGGCTATCTGGTTTTTGACAATATTTACCACACCTCCTATGGCATTAGATCCATAAGCCAATGCAGCAGGGCCTCTGGCGATCTCGATTTCATCCGCTGAAGAAGGGTCAGTTGTAACAGCATGATCTGATGACTGAGCTGAAATATCTCCGGTACTCATTCCATCCTGAAGGATAACTACCCGTTCATCACCGAGACCCCGTATAACCGGACGACCCGGAGCTGAGCCATTGGTACGCTGATCAAATCCGGGTAAATTAGACAGAGTTTGGGATAGTGTGGACCCTAAATTTCTTCTTAGCTCACTCCCAAATACATTTTTCGAAGCATGTTCCAAACCTGCCCCCTCAAGCTGGTCTTTTTCTCCTACAACCTCAATGGATTGAGTGCTGAGCACTGTTGCGCTTAATTTTATATTAAGATTCAATGATGAATCGGTAAGGGCAACTGTGCGGGATTGTGTTCTGAAACCGATTCGATGTATGGTTAGTGAATAAGATCCGGCCGGTATATTTTCAATCTCGAACGTTCCATTAACGTCTGTGGTAGCCGTACGGTTTAACTCTTCAATATGAAGGTAAGCAAACGGAACCTCTTTTAAAGTTTCTGCATTAACTACTTTTCCTTTAATCGTGAAGCTATTACCCTGGCCAACAGCTTGCACAGTGCAAGCTGTTGACAACAGTAGCAATAACAAAAAGCTGTTTAATCCTCTCACTTAATTGGAAGCTGAAACTGTTACTGGAACAGTTGCAGGGCCAAATTCTTCGGCTCCAACATGCAGAAGAGAAAAATTAAATGAAGCTTCCCCTTCACTTACCCCATTTATGGTAAAAAGGAAAGGCTGGTTGGAAGCATCTTCTTGCGAAATGGAAATTTCGCCGGAGCCATTTATGGTTTCAAAACTTAAGCTATGTTCGTCTTTATCGGGCGTAAAGACTTCGTCATCTTCATCAATAAAAGCGATTCTAAGATCTGATGATGTTGAAGCTTCTATTGTTATTTCACCTGACATCGAACCTGATGAATTTTGAGAAACCAGAAGTGTGCTACCTTGATAAATGGCAAATCCAACAGGTTCTTGTTCATGGTCTTCTGAAGAAGTAGAGTTTGAGCATGCGGTTAAAATTCCTGCGAAAATAAACAGTGTTAATACAGCTTTAGCCGCTGATAAAAAGGATACTTTTTTCATGGGTAAAATGATTTAAATAAGTTGGTAAATAATATGACAGGCCGCGAAATGAGGCCGGATTTAGTGGCTTACTTAAATCAATGCGGGTGGGGAGCGACCCAGAAGAGGTATGAATGGTTCATCGGAAAAGTGGAAATCCGTTCCCGAAATCAGCACTTCCTGATATTCCAAGATATAAAAGGTGCCGGATTGGTATCCGGAGTGTAAGAACTTATCGTACAAACCGGGCAAACGGGATCAGATTCGGTATAATGCTGTTCGTTGGCATGATGCAGACATTCCAAGCCATCACTATGGTAGTGAGCCATAGAAGAAAGCAATCCTGCTACTGCAAGCAGCAAAAAAGCGACAGATATGTAATTTTTGAATCTGCTCATTATTATTAGGTATTATACCGTAAGAATTTGATGTGTAATATCATCAAAAAAAGGCTTATTAATCTATATTCGTTCGCAACTATTACACAATTTAAAACTTGCTGATCTATGGCTGAATTTTTTGAAATTACAAAGGAATGGTTTTTTAGTCTGGGGGAAGATTACGGGGTAAATCCCATAATTTTCGGGAGTATTTATGTAGGAGCTATTCCTTTTTTTACGCTGAGTATCGGCTGGTTAGTCAAGAATTACCGCCAGCAAAAATCGATCGTTCTACCGGCCATGAGTTCTACGTTCTTTTTTATATCCGCTTATCTGTACCTGATCATTGCCGGCGAAAATGTGCCCTGGAGGGTGTATGCGGTGGTGGTATTGATGATTGGCTATGGGGCATGGTCAACCTATCAAAAAGTTAAAAATAAGATCGAAGATGTGGCTCCCGAAGTAGATTCGAACGAACTTCCGGGCTGAAAGAGCCTCTTTATCGCTTTTCTAAGCTATATACATAAACCCTTCACATTACTTTTGAATACTATAACAGTTCGGTCTTAGAGGCCGGGTTGAAATAAGTGGGTGTATCAGCCAGGCAGAAGGCCTTGTTCTTAAATAAAAGCACAATGAGGTAATGTTATGGCTGATTTAGAAAAATTTGTATATCGCTTCGGAAGATTTAACACAGATGGAAACAGAGGTATGAAACATCTGTTGGGGGGCAAAGGGGCAAACCTTGCTGAAATGAGTACAATCGGAATTCCGGTTCCGCCCGGATTTACCATTTCTACGGAAGCATGTAAGAAAACAATTGATAACCGAATGGAATGGCCTGAAAATCTTATGGGCCAGGTTAGGGGAGGGGTTAAACATATTGAAACCGAAATGGGAATGAAGCTGGGTAATGAAAAGGCCCCCTTGTTGATATCAGTTCGCTCCGGTGCCGCTGTTTCCATGCCGGGGATGATGGATACCATTCTGAATCTTGGAATTAATGATGAAGTTGTAGAAGCGATTATCAGAAAAACGGGCAACGAACGATTTGCTTACGACAGTTACCGCCGGTTTATTGATATGTTTGGAGATGTGGTGATGGGGGTAACCCACGATCATTTTGAAGAAGCTATCGAGAAGCTGAAGAAAGAAGTGGGCGTCAAAGAGGATCTTGAATTGACTGCATCTCACCTGCGGGAGTTAACGGATCGATATAAAGCGATTTATCGAAAAATAACCGGGCACATGTTTCCGGATGACCCCATGGAACAACTCCGATTTGCCATAAATGCCGTATTCAATTCGTGGAATAGCGCACGAGCTATAAAGTACCGTCAAATCAGTAATATTCATGGTTTAATAGGCACGGCGGTAAACGTGCAGGCCATGGTGTTTGGAAATATGGGGGAGAGCAGTGGAACCGGCGTTTGCTTTACCCGAAATCCGGCTACCGGTGAATCCAGGCTATATGGCGAGTTCCTGCTGAATGCCCAGGGTGAAGATGTTGTGGCAGGGATCCGCACGCCAAACCCAATTGCAGAGTTAGAAGAAAGAAATCCTGAAATTTATAAGGAGCTGGTAAATTATACCGGTAAACTCGAATCTCACTACAAAAATATGCAGGATATTGAGTTCACCATTCAGGATGGAAAGCTTTTTATCCTTCAAACCAGAAATGGTAAACGAACGGGAGCGGCTGCCGTTAAAATTGCGGTAGATTTAGTTGAAGAGAAAATCCTTTCCAAAGATGAAGCTATTCGGGACCTGGTTGACCCGGAACACATCGAACAGCTTTTGCATCCTCAGTTTAAAGATGGGGAACAGGCTGAAAATACCATACTGGGAAGCGGGTTACCGGCTTCTCCGGGAGCGGCGGTTGGTAAAGTTGTATTTGATTCCAAAAAAGCCGAGGAAGCAGGTAAGGACAATAAACCCGTTATACTGGTAAGGATTGAAACCAGCCCGGAAGATGTGGGTGGAATGTCTTCTGCTGAAGGTATTCTAACATCCCGAGGTGGAATGACCAGCCACGCCGCTGTTGTAGCCCGCGGATGGGGCAAACCATGCGTGGCCGGCTGCAGTGATATTGTGATCAATTACAAAACAAGATCGTTTACCAATGGAGAGGTAACGGTAAAAGAAGGCGATTGGATTTCACTGAACGGTAATACCGGGAAAGTGATACTGGGCAAAAAAGAGTTGTCTAAACCTGAGTTCAGTGAGGAATACCAAACCTTTATGGATTGGGTTACTGATATTGAACTGATGAAAGTTCGAACCAATGCCGAAACACCGGAGGATGCACGGGTTGCCCGCTCGTATGGGGCAAAAGGTATTGGCCTTGCCCGTACCGAACATATGTTCTTTAAGCCCGGCCGGGTTAATTTTATGCGTAAAATGATAATAGCAGAATCTAAGGAAGAACGTGTTGCAGCTTTAAGCAACTTACTTCCATTCCAGAAACAAGATTTTGCTGAAATTTTTGAAGCCATGGAAGGACTGCCTGTCACCATCAGGCTGCTGGACCCGCCACTTCATGAATTTCTTCCACAGGAAAAAGAGGAAATCGGAAAAGTAGCCGGCGAGCTGGGAGTGACACCAGACAAACTTTTGCAGAAAGTAAACCAGTTGAAAGAGTTCAACCCAATGTTAGGACATCGTGGTTGCCGGTTGGGAATCACCTACCCTGAAATAACTGAAATGCAGACCCGCGCTATTATTGAAGCGGCTATAGAATTGGTTAAACAAGGCAAAGAAGTGTTCCCCGAAATAATGATTCCTCTGGTAGGAAGCGTAGAGGAGTTTGTAAATCAGCGTGAGGTTGTTGAAAGAGTTGCCACGGAAATACTGGCAGAAGCAGGTGTAGAACTGGACTATAAAGTAGGAACCATGATAGAGATACCAAGAGCGGCTATTTTGGCGGATCAAATCGCTGAAAAAGCAGATTTTTTCTCCTTTGGAACCAATGATCTGACACAGCTCACCTATGGTTTCAGCCGTGATGATGCCGCAAAATTCTTGCCGGATTACATTGAAAGGGGCATCCTGAAGCAGGATCCTTTCCAGGTATTGGATGAAGAAGGTGTCGGGCAATTTGTTCATGCAGGAACACGGCTGGGCAGAATGGTAAACTCCACACTAAAAGTAGGAATTTGCGGTGAACACGGCGGAGATCCATCCAGCGTTCATTTTGCATACAACACCGGTTTGGATTATGTGTCCTGTTCCCCATTTCGGGTGCCGGTGGCTCACCTCGCTTCCGCACAGGCTGTACTCAGAAAAAACAAGGAAGAACAAGACATCAACAATCAAAAAATAACACCACTGCGTGCCTGATATGATAGGTTAATCATCCAGCTGTAAATCCATGATCTCTGCACTGCTTGCATTTTATATGTTGAGGAAAGATATATTGTATGAAATGAAGTAAGCATACAGATGGTTAGGTCATCTCTATCAAAAAAGGAGACATTGATTTATGGCTGGATATGATTTTGATATGATTGTAATTGGCGGTGGTGCAGCCGGCTTAACAGCTTCGGGGATAGCGGCCAATTTTGGTGCAAAAACAATGATGGTTGAAGCCGATCGGTTAGGGGGAGATTGCACATGGACGGGGTGTATTCCTTCCAAAACTCTGCTCAAAGCAGGAAAAGTGGCTCGCCAAATTAAAGATGCCGGAAAGTACGGGCTTGTTGACGGAGAGCCTAATATCGATTTCAAAAAGGTGATGCAACACGTGGATGACGTCCGTAAAGAAGTGTATCACGATGCAGACCGGCCGGAGATTTTTGAAGACATGGGCATTGAAGTGGTTCAGGGGCTGGCATCTTTTAAAGATAATCATACCATTGAAATTGAATTTAAGGATGGCAGAACAAGGGCGGTGTCATCCAAATATTTCATTATTGCTACCGGAGCCAAAGCATTTGTGCCACCCATACAAGGAATCGAAGAGGTGGACTACCTGACGAACGAAAGCCTTTTTGAGATAGAAGATTTACCTGGAGAGTTACTGATTATTGGTGGCGGACCTATTGGCACAGAGATGTCTCAGGCTTTTGTGAATCTCGGCTCGGATGTCACAGTGATTGATATGGCTGATCGAATTTTAGCGAATGACGATCCGGAGTTGGTTGACATACTACACGATGAGTTGAAGAAGCAGGGCGTGAATTACCAATTGAATGCTTCAGTAAAAAAAGTGATGCAGGACGGAAGCAGAATTAAAGTACAGGTTGAAATTGAGGGAGAAGAGAAAGTAATTGAAGGGGATGCCCTTTTAATGGCAACGGGACGAAGAGCGAAAACCTCTTCACTGAACCTGGAAGCAGCCGGTGTAAAAACAGAAAAAGGGAACATTGTAGTGGATGAATCCTGCCGAAGCAGTCAATCTCATATTTATGCCGCCGGCGATGTGACGGGACGATATCAGTTCACCCACATGAGCGAGCATATGGCCAAGATCGCAGCTACAAAAGCTCTGCTAAAAGTTGTGCCCATGAAGATTGAAAAAGATATGGTATCGTGGGTCACTTTTACTGATCCGGAATTGGCTCATGTCGGCAAAACGGAGAAGCAGCTAAAAGAGGAAGGCGAGAAGTATGAGGTTTATCGATTTCCATATTCCAAAATTGATCGGGCGGTGGCTGAAGGAGATACTACCGGCCTGGTTAAAATATTCGCTAAGAAATTATCGGGTAAAATCCTTGGAGCTACCGCAGTGGGAGCTCATGCCGGAGAATTTATCTCTGAATATGCCGTTGCGATTAAAAACGGGGTATCTATGCGGGGCATTGCGGATACTATTCATCCCTATCCCAGCTGGGGATTGGGGGCACGTCGTGCTGCCGATCAGTGGTACATCAAAAACCAAAGCGAGTGGTCGGTGAAGCTGATTAAAACTATTCTTGGCTACCGGGGTGAGATCCCTGATTACAGTGATCCGGACCGGGTGGTATAATATGGTAATAGAGGCTTCGTTCCGACGCAGAGCGTCAGAACGAGTGGGGAAGTAAAAATAGCTGATTCTTAATCGGCATAAGCTTCATCCTCAAGATTCTATACAACCTCGCTATGACGCTCTGCGTCGTAGCGAATCTACTTAGGCGGGCCGGACTGAATTTCTTCCAGCTTGCTCATTGCCCGGTCTTTCAGGTTATTGAATTGGTCTTCGGGAATATGACCGACTGTGTATTGGTGGTACAGCCACACAATATAGGTGGCCATTACATCTTCGTAGCAGTAATGCTCAATCAGGTCAAGTTCACCCCGCTGGAACATAGCCAGCACTTCATTTCCCTCCCCGGTTTGTTTGAAGGGTATGCCAATAAGCTGACCCAAATGTTTGAGTTTGGGCCAGGAACTGGCTCCGTAATTACTGAATTCATCTACCAAATCTACGTTATGCCGGCTGTAGCGGTAGCGGATATCATAATCGTGCATGCGAACCGGCATTTGTAGTCCGTGCTTCATCGCACGGTAGGTTAGCACGGGAATATCAAAGCCTTTTCCGTTATGGTGAATCAGGCCAAAGTCTTTATAGGTACCTATTGCATCGAAAATCTGTTTGAGGCCTTCCTTTTCATCCTCGCCACTCCAGGCCACTTTTTGTTTAGGTCCGCCGGTATTCTCAATCCAAAGTCCAACCCAGGAAACCATTCGGTGATACATAGGTGGAAGGAAACCTGATTTATTTCGGGCTAATTCCTCACTCGCCTTTTCCAGTAACAGCTCCTGATCAGAATCCTGGTCATTGAGTACCCGGCGAATGAAATCAAAATCCGGAACGGTCTCTACATCAAAAATAAAAAACATGGTGAAGGTGTTAGGTGCAAGTTTTAGGTGTTAGGTGTTAGGTGTTAGGTGCAAGTTTTAGGTGTTAGGTGTTAGGTTTTGGATGAAGCCTTCCTAAAACCTTGAGACTAACACCTAAAACCTATTACAGTTCCCCGGCCAGCGATTGCTGGAAACGTTGCTCAATATCGGTTTTGGAATCGTAATGTGCTAATAAAAACATGAGTTTGTATAAAACTTGTTGCCACAGATAGTATTTTTTAGCGAAGGTTTATTATTATGGTAATATTTACTAAAGAAATCGAGTGCCAGTTTGAAAAGTATCTATTTAGTCCTATTTACGGCGATTCTGCTTTTGTCAGAAGTTCAGGCTCAAAAAATATCCAATTGTCCAAGTAATTCTGCTAATCCAGAAAATAATTCGTTAGCTCGGTTGGATTCTTTTCTAACAGCAGATGGCTATGAATCTCACCGTGTTAAGAAAGGGCTTGATAATTTGCAGTATTCTAATATAGAACTTCTAACGGGCAGTAGTTATAGTTGTTATAAGTTGAATTACTTTAAATCTACAACTATGACGAGTATTTCGAGTACGGCTTATACTTATTATAAAGTTTCCAATTATTACTTTATCGTAACTTGGAGTACAGTGAAATCTACTAAGCCGACAAATATTTTAGTTTTCGATGATCAGTATAATTTGCATACAATTTCTCTTCTCTGAGATTTTAATTGTCGTCTGTAAGTTCTCCCGCTAAAACAGTTTGAAATTGTATTTTTACATTTTCGAGTGATTTATGGTTAGCGAGTAACCACATCATCTTAGTCACAGCCGCCTCCAGGGTAAGATCATTCCCACTAATGGCCCCGTGTTCTAAAGCTGCTCGCCCTGCGGAATATTGGGTGAGATCGACCGAATCATAATCGGCTTGGGAGACGATGGCTACAATCACATCTTGCTCCCGGCATTTATCCAGAAAAGGAAGCAGGCTTTTTTCACCTTTCACGCAGAAATTCCCGCTTCCGAA
The nucleotide sequence above comes from Gracilimonas sp.. Encoded proteins:
- a CDS encoding TonB-dependent receptor encodes the protein MQAVGQGNSFTIKGKVVNAETLKEVPFAYLHIEELNRTATTDVNGTFEIENIPAGSYSLTIHRIGFRTQSRTVALTDSSLNLNIKLSATVLSTQSIEVVGEKDQLEGAGLEHASKNVFGSELRRNLGSTLSQTLSNLPGFDQRTNGSAPGRPVIRGLGDERVVILQDGMSTGDISAQSSDHAVTTDPSSADEIEIARGPAALAYGSNAIGGVVNIVKNQIATTLPSKLNGSLSLSGETVNRGGSGALSIQTPFKNFAIQADLSLRLANNSRTPLGPIDNTFFQTTNDGVGLSFIQPWGYIGASGTLYFSKYGIPPDPNGHPNGVDIEMQKFQYDAKSEVLLTNGLFNVIEAELSFKDYNHKEIEGENAQGQPVVGTEFNLLTTNFNVNAKHSDIGIISQGSAGIALEFEDYVVNGAGTPPSQSFKAGVYLIEEADFDALHLEAGLRFDFVKNTTNERGLFYPIGAKNGSIDSTSYKDRTFPALATSFAVIYQIGGGFSVGGSFLHSFRAPSLEELYSEGPHLASYSFEIGNPDLKPERAFGKEIFLRFNRKILNADITFFHNDFSNYLYARNTGRQNVQRPTLQDYQFIGTEAVLYGAELSGEIQFLENFVFDASISYTLGERNVSEQEQATSGYNGDTRPLPQIPPFKVKSSLKYAKDGFEIGSRVRFSAEQTRTGEFETPTDRYLLVDAFSQYRLEGGKLLHTFSLNVNNLLNTEYYDHLSRIKDLRPQPGINVSLLYRLYF
- the ppdK gene encoding pyruvate, phosphate dikinase; protein product: MADLEKFVYRFGRFNTDGNRGMKHLLGGKGANLAEMSTIGIPVPPGFTISTEACKKTIDNRMEWPENLMGQVRGGVKHIETEMGMKLGNEKAPLLISVRSGAAVSMPGMMDTILNLGINDEVVEAIIRKTGNERFAYDSYRRFIDMFGDVVMGVTHDHFEEAIEKLKKEVGVKEDLELTASHLRELTDRYKAIYRKITGHMFPDDPMEQLRFAINAVFNSWNSARAIKYRQISNIHGLIGTAVNVQAMVFGNMGESSGTGVCFTRNPATGESRLYGEFLLNAQGEDVVAGIRTPNPIAELEERNPEIYKELVNYTGKLESHYKNMQDIEFTIQDGKLFILQTRNGKRTGAAAVKIAVDLVEEKILSKDEAIRDLVDPEHIEQLLHPQFKDGEQAENTILGSGLPASPGAAVGKVVFDSKKAEEAGKDNKPVILVRIETSPEDVGGMSSAEGILTSRGGMTSHAAVVARGWGKPCVAGCSDIVINYKTRSFTNGEVTVKEGDWISLNGNTGKVILGKKELSKPEFSEEYQTFMDWVTDIELMKVRTNAETPEDARVARSYGAKGIGLARTEHMFFKPGRVNFMRKMIIAESKEERVAALSNLLPFQKQDFAEIFEAMEGLPVTIRLLDPPLHEFLPQEKEEIGKVAGELGVTPDKLLQKVNQLKEFNPMLGHRGCRLGITYPEITEMQTRAIIEAAIELVKQGKEVFPEIMIPLVGSVEEFVNQREVVERVATEILAEAGVELDYKVGTMIEIPRAAILADQIAEKADFFSFGTNDLTQLTYGFSRDDAAKFLPDYIERGILKQDPFQVLDEEGVGQFVHAGTRLGRMVNSTLKVGICGEHGGDPSSVHFAYNTGLDYVSCSPFRVPVAHLASAQAVLRKNKEEQDINNQKITPLRA
- a CDS encoding NAD(P)/FAD-dependent oxidoreductase, coding for MAGYDFDMIVIGGGAAGLTASGIAANFGAKTMMVEADRLGGDCTWTGCIPSKTLLKAGKVARQIKDAGKYGLVDGEPNIDFKKVMQHVDDVRKEVYHDADRPEIFEDMGIEVVQGLASFKDNHTIEIEFKDGRTRAVSSKYFIIATGAKAFVPPIQGIEEVDYLTNESLFEIEDLPGELLIIGGGPIGTEMSQAFVNLGSDVTVIDMADRILANDDPELVDILHDELKKQGVNYQLNASVKKVMQDGSRIKVQVEIEGEEKVIEGDALLMATGRRAKTSSLNLEAAGVKTEKGNIVVDESCRSSQSHIYAAGDVTGRYQFTHMSEHMAKIAATKALLKVVPMKIEKDMVSWVTFTDPELAHVGKTEKQLKEEGEKYEVYRFPYSKIDRAVAEGDTTGLVKIFAKKLSGKILGATAVGAHAGEFISEYAVAIKNGVSMRGIADTIHPYPSWGLGARRAADQWYIKNQSEWSVKLIKTILGYRGEIPDYSDPDRVV
- a CDS encoding ribonuclease H-like domain-containing protein gives rise to the protein MFFIFDVETVPDFDFIRRVLNDQDSDQELLLEKASEELARNKSGFLPPMYHRMVSWVGLWIENTGGPKQKVAWSGEDEKEGLKQIFDAIGTYKDFGLIHHNGKGFDIPVLTYRAMKHGLQMPVRMHDYDIRYRYSRHNVDLVDEFSNYGASSWPKLKHLGQLIGIPFKQTGEGNEVLAMFQRGELDLIEHYCYEDVMATYIVWLYHQYTVGHIPEDQFNNLKDRAMSKLEEIQSGPPK